Proteins from a genomic interval of Rhizobium leguminosarum:
- a CDS encoding ABC transporter ATP-binding protein produces the protein MALALVNSFAPPVRHDHDGRSDTPIIDARNVAVNFKVEDGMVEAVKDVSFQLYRGETIAIVGESGSGKSVTARTVMGLLSKRAVVSEKSTVAYDGSNILKFSERARRKLRGDRISMIFQEPMSSLNPIYTIGSQIVEAIRVHRRISKRDAQKRALELLEHVQIPDPAARLMQYPHQLSGGQRQRVMIAMALANDPDVLIADEPTTALDVTVQAQILNLIRNLQKELGMAVILITHDLTVVRQFSDYVYVMQLGEVREHNTTEALFANPQDAYTKHLLASEPRGQANPLPEGSDVILDAKGVRVSFMMRHGTFLKPAMRELVAVDSLDLTLRRHETLGLVGESGSGKTTFGQAILRLNTPDSGEIRFDNQPIHGLSRSEMRPLRARMQVVFQDPFSSLNPRMTIGQIIEEGLVVNRLGATKGERQDRVREALIAAGMPGNILSRFPHEFSGGQRQRIAIARAIALEPEFILLDEPTSALDLSVQAQIIELLRKLQDERGLSYLFISHDLKVVRALCHRVIVMQHGKIVEEGPVDEVLSHPKTAYTERLVKAAFEVA, from the coding sequence ATGGCTCTTGCACTGGTCAATTCCTTCGCCCCGCCCGTCCGCCACGATCATGATGGCCGTTCGGATACGCCGATCATCGACGCCCGCAACGTCGCGGTGAATTTCAAGGTCGAGGACGGCATGGTCGAAGCCGTCAAGGACGTCTCGTTTCAGCTCTATCGCGGCGAGACGATCGCGATCGTCGGCGAATCCGGTTCCGGCAAATCGGTGACGGCGCGAACGGTGATGGGGCTCTTGTCGAAGCGCGCCGTCGTCTCCGAGAAATCGACGGTCGCCTATGACGGCAGCAACATCCTGAAATTCTCCGAGAGGGCGCGCCGCAAGCTGCGCGGCGATCGCATCTCGATGATTTTCCAGGAGCCGATGAGCTCGCTGAACCCGATCTATACGATCGGCAGCCAGATCGTCGAGGCGATCCGCGTGCATCGCCGGATCAGCAAGAGGGATGCACAGAAGCGCGCGCTCGAACTGCTGGAACATGTGCAGATCCCCGATCCCGCCGCGCGGCTCATGCAATATCCGCATCAGCTTTCCGGCGGCCAGCGCCAGCGGGTGATGATCGCCATGGCGCTTGCCAACGATCCCGACGTTTTGATCGCCGACGAGCCGACGACGGCGCTCGACGTCACCGTGCAGGCGCAGATCCTCAACCTGATCCGCAACCTGCAGAAAGAGCTGGGGATGGCCGTCATCCTCATCACCCACGACCTGACCGTGGTGCGGCAGTTCTCCGATTACGTCTATGTGATGCAGCTTGGCGAAGTGCGCGAGCACAACACCACCGAAGCGCTGTTTGCCAATCCGCAGGACGCCTATACCAAGCATCTGCTCGCTTCCGAGCCGCGCGGCCAGGCCAATCCGCTGCCGGAGGGATCGGATGTCATCCTCGATGCCAAAGGCGTGCGCGTCTCCTTCATGATGCGTCACGGTACCTTTCTCAAGCCGGCGATGCGTGAGCTTGTCGCCGTCGATAGCCTCGACCTGACGCTGCGCCGTCACGAAACGCTGGGGCTGGTGGGCGAATCCGGCTCCGGCAAGACGACGTTCGGCCAGGCGATCCTGCGGCTGAACACGCCGGACAGTGGCGAAATCCGTTTCGACAATCAGCCGATCCACGGCTTGTCCAGGTCCGAGATGCGGCCCTTGCGCGCCCGCATGCAGGTGGTGTTCCAGGATCCTTTCTCATCGCTTAACCCGCGCATGACGATCGGCCAGATCATCGAGGAGGGGCTGGTCGTCAACCGGCTGGGCGCGACCAAGGGCGAACGGCAGGACCGGGTGCGGGAAGCGCTTATTGCTGCCGGCATGCCGGGCAATATCCTGTCGCGCTTTCCGCACGAATTTTCCGGGGGCCAGCGCCAGCGCATCGCCATTGCCCGCGCCATCGCGCTGGAGCCGGAATTCATCCTGCTCGACGAGCCGACATCGGCGCTCGACCTTTCCGTCCAGGCGCAGATCATCGAACTGCTGCGCAAGCTGCAGGACGAGCGCGGCCTGAGTTACCTCTTCATCTCCCACGACCTCAAGGTCGTCAGGGCGCTCTGCCATCGCGTCATCGTCATGCAGCATGGCAAGATCGTCGAAGAGGGTCCCGTCGACGAAGTACTATCCCATCCCAAGACCGCCTACACCGAACGGCTCGTCAAGGCCGCTTTCGAGGTAGCATGA
- a CDS encoding alpha-glucosidase/alpha-galactosidase, whose amino-acid sequence MAGNPKITFIGAGSTVFMKNIVGDVLQRPALSGATIALMDLNPQRLEESAIVVNKLISTLGVKAKAETYSDQRKALAGADFVVVAFQIGGYEPCTVTDFEVPKKYGLRQTIADTLGVGGIMRGLRTVPHLWKVCEDMLAVCPEAIMLQYVNPMAINTWAISEKYPTIRQVGLCHSVQGTAMELAHDLDIPYEEIRYRAAGINHMAFYLKFEHRQADGSYRDLYPDLVRGYREGRAPKPGWNPRCPNKVRYEMLTRLGYFVTESSEHFAEYTPFFIKEGREDLIEKFGIPLDEYPKRCIEQIERWKGQAEAYRSADKIEVQPSKEYASSIINSVWTGEPSVIYGNVRNNGCITSLPTNCAAEVPCLVDASGIQPTFIGDLPPQLTALIRTNINVQELTVQALMTENREHIYHAAMMDPHTAAELDLDQIWSLVDDLLATHGDWLPEWARTTRKVQAA is encoded by the coding sequence ATGGCAGGAAATCCCAAAATCACCTTTATCGGAGCAGGCTCCACCGTCTTCATGAAGAACATCGTCGGCGACGTGCTGCAGCGGCCCGCGCTGTCAGGCGCGACGATCGCGCTGATGGACCTTAATCCGCAGCGGCTGGAAGAAAGCGCCATCGTCGTCAACAAGCTGATCTCGACGCTCGGCGTCAAGGCCAAGGCCGAGACCTATTCCGACCAGCGCAAGGCGCTTGCAGGCGCCGATTTCGTCGTCGTCGCCTTCCAGATCGGCGGCTATGAGCCCTGCACGGTCACCGATTTCGAGGTTCCGAAGAAATACGGGCTGCGCCAGACGATCGCCGATACGCTCGGCGTCGGCGGCATCATGCGCGGGCTGCGCACCGTGCCGCATCTCTGGAAGGTCTGCGAGGACATGCTCGCCGTTTGCCCCGAGGCGATCATGCTGCAATATGTCAACCCGATGGCGATCAACACCTGGGCGATATCGGAGAAATATCCGACCATCCGCCAGGTCGGCCTCTGCCATTCGGTGCAGGGCACGGCGATGGAACTGGCCCACGATCTCGACATCCCTTACGAGGAGATCCGTTACCGCGCGGCCGGCATCAACCACATGGCCTTCTATCTCAAATTCGAGCATCGCCAGGCTGACGGATCCTACCGCGACCTCTATCCCGATCTCGTGCGCGGCTACCGCGAGGGCAGGGCGCCGAAGCCCGGCTGGAACCCGCGCTGCCCGAACAAGGTGCGCTACGAGATGCTGACGCGGCTCGGTTATTTCGTCACCGAAAGCTCGGAGCATTTCGCTGAATACACGCCCTTTTTCATCAAGGAGGGCCGCGAGGACCTGATCGAGAAATTCGGCATTCCGCTCGACGAATATCCGAAACGTTGCATCGAGCAGATCGAGCGCTGGAAGGGCCAGGCTGAGGCCTATCGCTCGGCCGACAAGATCGAGGTTCAGCCGTCGAAGGAATATGCCTCCTCGATCATCAATTCGGTCTGGACCGGCGAACCCTCGGTGATCTACGGCAATGTCCGCAACAATGGCTGCATCACCTCGCTGCCGACCAATTGCGCCGCCGAAGTGCCGTGCCTCGTCGATGCTTCCGGCATCCAGCCGACCTTCATCGGTGACCTGCCACCGCAGCTGACCGCGCTGATCCGCACCAATATCAACGTCCAGGAGCTGACGGTCCAGGCGCTGATGACCGAGAATCGCGAGCACATCTACCACGCCGCGATGATGGACCCGCATACGGCAGCCGAACTCGACCTCGACCAGATCTGGTCGCTGGTCGACGACCTGCTCGCCACTCACGGCGACTGGCTGCCCGAATGGGCACGCACGACCCGCAAGGTACAGGCCGCCTGA
- a CDS encoding ABC transporter permease codes for MLAFDSSATPPTTDIVAKPSHGHESYIALVWRRLRRSWTGMAGLVLVLLLLLMAIFADFFAPMDPKATDVGFAPPQVMSFHDKDGNFVFQPRVYALSDSEELDPVTFQPVVGIDYDNPRLLGFFVKGAEYRLFGLIPANRHFFGSTDGQPVHFLGTDKFGRDVLSRAIIGSRISLTIALTVVFIVTIIGTTVGMVSGYFGGTFDVWLQRFVELVLAFPQLPLYLALTSLIPVTAPTNVFLAFVIAVMSALGWAQMSREVRGKTLALARIDYVRAAMAVGATDTRIIMQHIFPNVMSHVIVAVTLHIPSVVLLESFLGFLGFAVKPPLISWGLMLQDTATYSVIGSYPWILSPVGFVLVTVFAFNALGDGLRDAVDPY; via the coding sequence ATGCTTGCTTTCGACTCTTCTGCAACACCGCCGACAACCGACATCGTGGCCAAGCCATCGCATGGGCACGAGAGCTATATCGCCCTTGTCTGGCGCCGGTTGAGGCGCTCTTGGACCGGCATGGCAGGCCTCGTGCTCGTCCTGCTCCTGCTCCTCATGGCGATCTTTGCCGATTTCTTCGCGCCGATGGATCCGAAGGCGACCGATGTCGGCTTCGCGCCGCCACAGGTGATGAGCTTCCACGACAAGGACGGCAACTTCGTCTTCCAGCCGCGCGTCTATGCGCTGTCGGATTCCGAAGAGCTTGATCCGGTCACCTTCCAGCCGGTCGTCGGCATCGACTACGACAATCCGCGGCTGCTCGGCTTCTTCGTCAAGGGCGCCGAATACCGGCTGTTCGGCCTGATCCCGGCCAACCGCCACTTCTTCGGCTCGACCGACGGCCAGCCGGTGCATTTCCTCGGCACCGACAAGTTCGGCCGCGACGTGCTGTCGCGCGCCATCATCGGCTCGCGCATTTCGCTGACCATTGCCCTGACGGTGGTCTTCATCGTCACCATCATCGGCACGACCGTCGGCATGGTGTCCGGCTATTTCGGCGGCACCTTCGATGTCTGGCTGCAGCGTTTCGTCGAACTGGTGCTCGCCTTCCCGCAACTGCCGCTCTATCTGGCGCTGACCTCGCTGATCCCGGTGACGGCGCCGACCAACGTCTTCCTTGCCTTCGTCATTGCCGTCATGTCGGCACTCGGCTGGGCGCAGATGTCGCGCGAGGTGCGCGGCAAGACGCTGGCGCTCGCCCGCATCGACTATGTCAGGGCGGCCATGGCCGTCGGCGCCACCGACACACGCATCATCATGCAGCACATCTTTCCGAATGTGATGAGCCACGTCATCGTCGCGGTGACGCTGCATATACCAAGCGTCGTGCTCTTGGAATCTTTCCTCGGTTTCCTCGGCTTTGCGGTCAAGCCGCCGCTGATCTCCTGGGGGCTGATGCTGCAGGATACGGCGACCTATTCTGTGATCGGCTCCTATCCCTGGATTCTCTCCCCCGTCGGCTTCGTGCTCGTCACCGTCTTCGCGTTCAATGCGCTCGGCGACGGATTGCGCGACGCGGTCGATCCTTATTGA
- a CDS encoding TfuA-like protein, translated as MRDDFVVFLGPTLSATEARKYLEAIYLPPVGCGDVVRAVADYAPSAIVLIDGVFAQRPAVRHQEILWAMARGLRIFGAASIGALRAAELAPLGMIGHGLIYRWYRRHPLADDADVTVPMAPVELGSRALGDALIDIRLSLKKAARVGVIERRLRDRLESLARSLHFSERSFARVFAAAENNLSAVDQIAVLKAWLKAGAINQKRNDAVNLLRYLADHKINCLNEPLSFEFELTESFADDMEYCGMLDALLSKCQ; from the coding sequence TTGCGTGACGATTTCGTGGTCTTTCTCGGCCCCACCCTCTCCGCGACGGAAGCGCGGAAATACCTGGAGGCGATCTATCTGCCTCCCGTCGGCTGCGGCGATGTCGTGCGCGCCGTGGCGGACTACGCGCCGTCGGCGATCGTGCTGATCGACGGCGTCTTCGCGCAGCGCCCCGCCGTTCGCCACCAGGAAATTCTCTGGGCGATGGCCCGAGGGCTCCGCATATTCGGTGCCGCCAGCATAGGCGCGCTCAGAGCAGCGGAGCTCGCTCCCCTGGGAATGATCGGGCATGGGCTGATCTACCGGTGGTACCGACGGCACCCGCTTGCCGACGATGCCGACGTCACGGTGCCGATGGCTCCCGTCGAGCTGGGCTCGCGCGCATTGGGCGACGCTCTCATCGACATCAGGCTGAGCCTGAAAAAAGCGGCACGCGTCGGGGTCATCGAAAGACGGCTGAGAGACCGGCTTGAGTCACTGGCACGCTCGCTCCACTTCAGCGAAAGGTCGTTCGCCAGGGTTTTCGCGGCGGCAGAAAACAATCTCAGCGCTGTGGACCAGATCGCAGTTCTAAAGGCGTGGCTGAAAGCCGGAGCCATAAACCAGAAGCGAAACGACGCTGTAAATCTCCTGAGATATCTGGCCGATCACAAGATCAATTGTCTGAACGAGCCTCTTTCTTTCGAGTTTGAACTTACGGAATCATTCGCCGATGACATGGAGTACTGCGGAATGCTCGACGCGCTATTGTCGAAATGCCAGTAG
- a CDS encoding ABC transporter permease: MLRFLLVRIASAIPILFILSVVTFAIIQAPPGDYADYIRSQLINQGGASYAQAEAQAQAYRVEHGLDKPLVVQYVNWIGGIVTRGDFGYSMFYNKPVADVVGERLPRTLLLALVCHLFASVLGIGFGIWAATRQYSWIDSLLSGISFLGMTVPRFLMALIIVYLLVFQLNVTEIGSFFSPQYGGAPWSWAKFVDLVSHVWPVVAIATFGGLAYNMRVMRGNLLDTLNAQYVETAKAKGLSGGAVVMRHAVPNALHPLVMYQGVVLPYMLTGEIETAIIFALPTVGPAIVGSMAVGDVYVTATFMMVLSATLIVGNIIADMLLALLDPRVRQYGGA, translated from the coding sequence ATGTTACGATTCCTGCTCGTGCGCATAGCCTCCGCGATCCCCATTCTCTTCATCCTGAGCGTGGTGACCTTCGCAATCATCCAGGCCCCGCCCGGCGACTATGCCGATTACATCCGCTCCCAGCTGATCAACCAGGGGGGCGCCTCCTATGCGCAGGCCGAAGCGCAGGCGCAGGCTTACCGCGTCGAACACGGGCTCGATAAGCCGCTGGTCGTCCAGTACGTCAACTGGATCGGCGGCATCGTGACCCGCGGCGATTTTGGTTACAGCATGTTCTACAACAAGCCGGTCGCCGATGTCGTCGGCGAACGCCTGCCGCGGACCTTGCTTCTGGCGCTCGTCTGCCATCTCTTCGCTTCGGTACTCGGCATCGGTTTCGGCATCTGGGCGGCAACCCGCCAATACAGCTGGATCGACAGCCTGCTTTCGGGAATTTCCTTCCTCGGCATGACGGTGCCGCGCTTCCTGATGGCGCTGATCATCGTCTATCTCCTGGTCTTCCAGCTCAACGTGACCGAGATCGGCAGCTTCTTCTCGCCGCAGTATGGCGGGGCGCCCTGGTCCTGGGCGAAATTCGTCGATCTCGTCAGCCATGTCTGGCCGGTCGTGGCGATCGCCACCTTTGGCGGGCTCGCCTATAACATGCGCGTCATGCGCGGCAATCTGCTCGATACGCTGAACGCCCAATATGTCGAGACGGCCAAGGCCAAGGGCCTTTCCGGCGGAGCGGTGGTGATGCGCCATGCGGTGCCGAATGCGCTGCATCCGCTGGTGATGTACCAGGGCGTCGTGCTGCCTTACATGCTGACCGGCGAGATCGAGACCGCCATCATCTTCGCGCTGCCGACCGTCGGTCCGGCCATCGTCGGCTCAATGGCGGTCGGCGACGTCTATGTCACCGCCACCTTCATGATGGTGCTGTCGGCCACGCTGATCGTCGGCAACATCATCGCCGACATGCTGCTCGCTTTGCTCGATCCGCGTGTCCGCCAATATGGAGGAGCCTGA
- a CDS encoding ABC transporter substrate-binding protein, protein MMNFRNAGILAGLALSVSAAALNAYASEPTIPPAPADFPAEGKINYVARDSILEFKALPEYHEPDWVTKNFVATGKLPPVKDRLPKEPLVFKTGNMPDGIGVYGDTMRHVIGGRPEGWNYGAGQTQGWGGIDIGLSECLTRTAPLFQVQASDTEPLPNLAKSWDWSQDGHKLTMHLIEGAKWSDGAPFNADDIMFYWEDEVIDPNVSPLGGGASPEAFGTGTTLKKIDDYTVEWTFKEAFPKQYLYTMSYPNFCPGPSHILKPKHPKYSKNTYDQFKNAFPPEFMNMPVMGGWVPVEYRSDDIIVMRRNPYYWKVDEKGNQLPYLNELHYKLSTWADRDVQAVAGSADISNLEQPENFVASLKRAAEETAPARLAFGPRLIGYNLRMNFSANGWGNPDERGQAIRELNRNEDFRKAVTMALDRKAIGDSLVKGPFTAIYPGGLSSGTSFYDRNSTVYYPFDLEGAKAELAKAGLKDTDGNGVVNFPAGTAGGKDVEIVMLINNQYTTDKSLAEGVVGQMEKLGLKIVINALDGAKRDDAHYAGRFDWLIQRNTTELSSVVQNTEQLAPVGPRTSWHHRAGKDDKLDLMPFEQELIDVINKFRTSQSNDERVDLMKQYQKISTEHVNTVGLTEYPGALIINKRFSNVPQGTPIMMFNWAEDSVIRERMWVAADKQGKYELFPQQLPGKPGEKGPIN, encoded by the coding sequence ATGATGAATTTCCGTAACGCAGGCATCCTGGCCGGACTGGCGCTCAGCGTCTCAGCCGCGGCGCTGAATGCATATGCCTCCGAGCCAACCATTCCACCGGCGCCGGCGGACTTCCCCGCCGAAGGCAAGATCAACTATGTGGCGCGTGACTCCATCCTGGAGTTCAAGGCGCTGCCCGAATATCACGAGCCCGACTGGGTCACGAAGAATTTCGTCGCCACCGGCAAGCTGCCGCCGGTCAAGGACCGCCTGCCGAAGGAGCCTCTGGTCTTCAAGACAGGCAATATGCCAGACGGCATCGGTGTCTACGGCGATACGATGCGCCACGTCATCGGCGGCCGGCCGGAAGGCTGGAACTATGGCGCCGGCCAGACGCAGGGCTGGGGCGGCATCGATATCGGCCTTTCCGAATGCCTGACGCGCACCGCGCCGCTTTTCCAGGTGCAGGCCTCCGATACCGAGCCGCTGCCGAACCTCGCGAAGAGCTGGGATTGGTCGCAAGACGGCCATAAGCTGACCATGCACCTGATCGAAGGCGCCAAATGGTCTGACGGCGCGCCGTTCAACGCTGACGACATCATGTTCTACTGGGAAGATGAAGTCATCGATCCGAATGTCTCGCCGCTTGGCGGCGGCGCCTCGCCGGAGGCCTTCGGCACCGGGACGACGCTGAAGAAGATCGACGATTACACCGTCGAATGGACCTTCAAGGAGGCCTTCCCGAAGCAATATCTCTATACGATGTCCTACCCGAACTTCTGCCCGGGTCCGTCGCATATCCTGAAGCCGAAGCATCCGAAATATTCGAAGAACACCTACGACCAGTTCAAGAACGCCTTCCCGCCGGAGTTCATGAACATGCCGGTCATGGGCGGCTGGGTGCCGGTGGAATATCGCTCCGACGACATCATCGTCATGCGCCGCAATCCCTATTACTGGAAGGTCGACGAGAAGGGCAATCAGCTGCCTTATCTGAACGAGCTGCACTACAAGCTCTCGACCTGGGCCGACCGCGACGTTCAGGCCGTGGCCGGATCCGCCGACATCTCGAACCTCGAGCAGCCGGAAAACTTCGTCGCCTCGCTGAAGCGTGCCGCGGAAGAAACCGCACCCGCCCGCCTTGCCTTCGGCCCGCGCCTCATCGGCTACAATCTTCGCATGAACTTTTCCGCCAATGGCTGGGGCAACCCGGACGAGCGCGGTCAGGCGATCCGCGAGCTGAACCGCAACGAGGATTTCCGCAAGGCCGTCACCATGGCGCTCGACCGCAAGGCGATCGGCGACTCGCTGGTCAAGGGACCGTTCACCGCGATCTATCCCGGCGGGCTCTCCTCCGGCACCAGCTTCTACGACCGCAACTCGACCGTCTACTATCCCTTTGATCTTGAAGGCGCCAAGGCCGAACTCGCCAAGGCCGGCCTCAAGGACACCGACGGCAACGGCGTCGTGAACTTCCCGGCCGGTACGGCGGGCGGCAAGGATGTCGAAATCGTCATGCTGATCAACAATCAGTACACGACCGACAAGAGCCTTGCCGAAGGTGTCGTCGGCCAGATGGAGAAGCTCGGCCTGAAGATCGTCATCAATGCGCTCGACGGCGCCAAGCGGGACGACGCCCATTATGCCGGCCGCTTCGACTGGCTGATCCAGCGCAACACGACGGAACTGTCGTCGGTGGTGCAGAACACCGAGCAGCTCGCCCCTGTCGGTCCGCGCACCAGCTGGCACCACCGCGCCGGCAAGGATGACAAGCTCGATCTGATGCCCTTCGAACAGGAGCTTATCGACGTCATCAACAAGTTCAGGACGAGCCAGAGCAATGACGAGCGCGTCGACCTGATGAAGCAGTACCAGAAAATCTCGACCGAGCACGTCAACACGGTGGGCCTGACGGAATATCCGGGCGCGCTCATCATCAACAAGCGGTTCTCGAACGTGCCACAGGGCACGCCGATCATGATGTTCAACTGGGCTGAAGACTCGGTGATCCGCGAACGCATGTGGGTGGCCGCCGACAAGCAGGGCAAATACGAGCTGTTCCCGCAGCAGCTGCCCGGCAAGCCCGGCGAGAAGGGTCCCATAAACTGA